One Lacipirellulaceae bacterium DNA window includes the following coding sequences:
- a CDS encoding TatD family hydrolase: MLFDTHTHLNQEEFDANRDEVVARAREVGVTQMIAVGVSVETSQRCIELAGQYPEVYAAVGIQPNYVAEAAEDDWAKIEQLATQPGVVAIGETGLDRYWDDSPFDLQQDYFDRHMRLAEKLDLPFIVHMRECDEDILAMLREAHKRGPLRGIMHSFTGSTEMAAECVAMGMHISFAGMVTFKKSQDLRDCAASVPADRLLIETDSPYLSPEPLRGKRPNEPARVRHIAECLAKVRGVSLKEFAEVTTRNACEVFKLELQKDAISEV, from the coding sequence ATGCTCTTCGATACGCACACGCATCTGAATCAAGAAGAATTCGATGCAAACCGAGACGAAGTCGTCGCCCGCGCTCGCGAAGTCGGCGTCACACAGATGATCGCGGTCGGGGTGTCAGTAGAAACCAGCCAGCGCTGCATCGAACTTGCTGGGCAGTACCCGGAGGTCTACGCCGCCGTCGGCATCCAGCCCAATTATGTTGCTGAAGCCGCCGAGGACGATTGGGCGAAGATCGAGCAACTCGCCACGCAGCCCGGCGTAGTAGCGATCGGCGAAACGGGGCTCGACCGCTACTGGGACGACTCCCCATTTGACTTGCAGCAAGATTACTTCGACCGGCACATGCGTCTAGCGGAGAAGCTCGACCTGCCGTTCATCGTCCACATGCGTGAATGCGACGAGGACATCCTCGCCATGCTGCGGGAGGCTCATAAGCGAGGCCCGCTACGGGGCATTATGCACTCGTTCACCGGCAGCACGGAGATGGCCGCGGAGTGCGTTGCCATGGGCATGCACATTAGCTTCGCCGGGATGGTTACGTTCAAAAAGTCGCAAGACTTACGCGACTGCGCGGCAAGCGTCCCTGCGGATCGACTACTCATCGAAACCGACAGCCCCTACCTCTCGCCGGAGCCGCTGCGTGGGAAACGGCCCAACGAGCCGGCGAGGGTTCGGCATATCGCGGAGTGCTTGGCGAAGGTGCGGGGTGTGTCGTTGAAGGAATTTGCTGAGGTTACGACGCGAAATGCTTGTGAGGTGTTCAAACTTGAATTGCAAAAGGACGCAATCAGTGAAGTTTGA
- a CDS encoding VOC family protein, translating to MTNPLHIGPLNHVALPSADPEVASRFYCEVLGFEQTARPGFSFRGSWLLNRATGLMIHLIHDAVFQPDLESPINTRSSHLAMQTPDYDQAINDLEQHNVGFVERVLPDYCYRQVFFRDLDGNVLELGEWPSPEEMFPG from the coding sequence ATGACCAATCCACTTCACATCGGGCCACTCAATCACGTCGCGCTGCCTTCGGCAGACCCGGAGGTGGCTTCGCGATTCTATTGCGAGGTGCTGGGTTTTGAGCAGACTGCCCGGCCGGGCTTTTCGTTTCGAGGGAGCTGGCTGCTGAATCGTGCCACGGGGCTGATGATCCACCTCATCCACGACGCTGTATTTCAGCCTGATCTTGAAAGTCCGATCAACACACGCTCTTCCCACTTGGCCATGCAGACGCCGGACTACGACCAGGCGATCAATGATCTCGAGCAACACAATGTCGGATTCGTCGAGCGGGTGCTTCCCGACTACTGCTACCGGCAAGTGTTCTTTCGCGATCTCGACGGCAACGTGCTGGAACTGGGTGAGTGGCCCTCGCCCGAGGAAATGTTTCCTGGGTAG
- the nuoK gene encoding NADH-quinone oxidoreductase subunit NuoK, whose amino-acid sequence MSSLPLAHLLNEPVGVAHFMLVGAVMFVCGALCMATKRNALGVLMGIELVLNGANINFIAFGSKYLRNDANTLGLDGQLMSLFVIVLAAAEAAVALAIVLNFYNNHDSVDVDRAEQLQG is encoded by the coding sequence ATGTCCTCACTTCCACTAGCACACCTCTTGAACGAGCCAGTTGGCGTCGCCCACTTCATGTTGGTCGGTGCGGTGATGTTCGTCTGTGGGGCGTTGTGCATGGCAACCAAAAGGAACGCCCTTGGCGTCCTGATGGGGATCGAGCTGGTCCTTAACGGCGCAAATATCAATTTTATCGCGTTCGGTAGCAAATACCTCCGCAACGACGCGAACACCCTTGGGCTTGATGGTCAACTGATGTCGCTGTTTGTGATCGTTTTAGCCGCTGCCGAAGCGGCCGTCGCGCTCGCCATCGTATTGAACTTTTACAACAACCACGACTCGGTCGATGTTGACCGTGCGGAGCAGTTGCAAGGCTAA
- a CDS encoding NADH-quinone oxidoreductase subunit N: MNLQTIINSLVDDTVNTSLPLFKPELVLCITIVVMLVCRVFPLTDRIPPFLLALAGSILALWTALPLEGLSTWAELERQELFTGMLVYDSVTAYMKVFLLAFTVLFVLLSRLTGIADREDGQDYYSLVFGSVVGMCLMASANHMLTLFLGIEMASVPSYVLAGMVKGRQRSSEAALKYAIYGAGTAGVMLYGISLLSGVLGSAHLPTMASQLVAMDIPASLAAGEGVESLIVLVLGGLMLGVGLAFKLSAVPFHFWCPDVFEGASAEVDGFLSVASKAAALALLLRVGLGLGYAPETELAGISNREEAVATAKLDGAVDSKFQLVADEETTDAEETDAVEIGSPLSSVRKFFVAAVAILAIISCTFGNLAAYGQKNIKRMLAYSTIAHAGFMMMPVAAAIALAGQNTADASEAVSALLLYVGIYLFMNLGAFAIIAFLRNAMHSEEISDYAGLINKAPWIAVCLTLILFSLVGLPPLAGFWPKLQVLRSLYAAGGPLLIAVLVAAGLNTAISLVYYLRVAKTICIDPEPDTSRPVSVGFFPATYIVAISLPIIIFGIIPDGIAAWAKQAADNLF, encoded by the coding sequence GTGAATCTGCAAACCATTATAAACTCGCTCGTTGACGATACCGTCAACACAAGCCTCCCGCTCTTCAAGCCGGAGCTCGTGTTGTGCATCACGATCGTTGTGATGCTCGTTTGTCGCGTGTTTCCCCTGACAGATCGCATCCCTCCGTTTCTGTTAGCATTAGCCGGTTCGATTCTGGCCCTGTGGACGGCATTGCCGTTGGAAGGCTTGTCGACGTGGGCGGAACTAGAACGACAAGAGTTGTTCACCGGGATGCTCGTCTACGACTCAGTCACGGCCTACATGAAGGTCTTCCTACTGGCTTTCACAGTTCTGTTCGTTCTCCTTTCGCGACTCACGGGAATCGCTGATCGCGAAGATGGCCAGGATTATTACAGCCTAGTGTTTGGTTCGGTCGTCGGCATGTGCTTGATGGCTTCGGCGAATCACATGCTCACGCTCTTCCTAGGCATCGAAATGGCGAGCGTTCCTTCGTACGTCCTCGCCGGCATGGTGAAGGGTCGCCAGCGAAGTAGCGAAGCGGCGTTGAAGTATGCCATCTACGGTGCAGGCACAGCTGGCGTCATGCTTTATGGCATCAGCCTGCTTTCAGGCGTGCTGGGCTCAGCGCATCTCCCGACGATGGCCTCTCAGTTGGTCGCAATGGATATCCCCGCCAGCTTAGCCGCCGGTGAAGGTGTTGAGTCGCTTATCGTGCTAGTGCTAGGCGGACTGATGCTGGGCGTGGGACTCGCGTTCAAACTTTCGGCCGTGCCGTTTCACTTTTGGTGCCCTGACGTGTTCGAAGGTGCTTCGGCGGAAGTCGATGGATTTCTGTCTGTGGCCTCTAAGGCGGCGGCACTCGCATTGTTGCTTCGCGTCGGGCTCGGACTTGGTTATGCACCAGAGACTGAGCTTGCTGGGATCAGCAACCGAGAAGAGGCAGTCGCGACCGCTAAGCTGGACGGTGCTGTCGACTCTAAATTCCAACTTGTCGCTGATGAGGAAACTACCGACGCTGAGGAAACGGATGCCGTCGAGATCGGCAGTCCGCTCTCCTCAGTGCGTAAGTTCTTCGTCGCCGCAGTCGCTATTCTCGCGATTATCTCCTGCACGTTTGGTAACCTGGCCGCTTACGGGCAGAAGAATATCAAGCGCATGCTCGCTTACAGCACGATTGCTCACGCGGGCTTTATGATGATGCCGGTTGCGGCAGCGATTGCCCTAGCCGGACAGAACACGGCCGACGCGAGCGAAGCTGTCTCGGCTCTGTTGCTTTACGTAGGTATTTACCTGTTCATGAATCTTGGTGCGTTCGCCATCATCGCCTTCCTACGTAACGCAATGCATAGCGAAGAGATCAGCGACTACGCCGGGCTGATCAACAAAGCACCATGGATTGCCGTTTGCCTCACGCTGATCTTGTTCAGCCTAGTAGGCCTGCCTCCACTGGCCGGGTTCTGGCCAAAGCTGCAAGTGCTTCGTTCGCTATACGCAGCAGGTGGACCGCTGCTGATTGCCGTCCTGGTTGCTGCCGGTCTGAACACGGCGATTTCCCTGGTCTACTACTTGCGTGTTGCCAAGACGATTTGCATCGATCCTGAGCCCGACACGAGTCGCCCCGTTTCGGTGGGCTTTTTCCCGGCCACTTACATCGTCGCGATTTCGCTGCCGATTATCATTTTTGGAATCATTCCTGATGGAATCGCTGCTTGGGCGAAGCAGGCCGCTGACAACTTATTTTAG
- a CDS encoding NADH-quinone oxidoreductase subunit M yields MSLSDPKVYLSFLVFLPALAALVLAFFPKNQGDAIKFTTLGVTIFTFILSLGLFRQGAGVDFDASVAEMQNLFALDWIPSFGIQYMMGMDGISFPLVVLTTFLCVLAMGASWPINKHVKAYCILFLLLETGIVGCFLALDFFLFYVFWEVMLLPMYFLIGVWGGPRREYAAIKFFLYTLFGSVLMLIAILMLYFNSDLTELNATQLAESGIISVGEEGDAESALQEWLAGDSDLAKRFAETQKANEGIADEAMKKPLHTFNILALQQIGQNTTQFQSEAWLGQTVGLWAFVLLFIGFVIKVPGVPFHTWLPDAHVEAPTPISMILAGILLKLGGYGILRICYPICPQAGFTLAPIVCGLGVVSMVWGAFAALAQKDFKRMVAYSSVSHMGYVVLGFAVWSAFGSNGYNPDYWKMGVNGAMFQMIAHGISSAGMFFMVGVVYDRVHHRNLEEFGGLFAKMPVYSGMALGIFFAGLGLPGLCGFIGEVLVVLSVWKYSYVLAIISAAVVILTAGYILWAIQRVYLGAEYKGPHPEALVPITMRELSIATPLLALAILFGVYPRAVFHYMQPSVDRQVERLAELTEGYEEEAEAEEKLDNADNVAIARAKR; encoded by the coding sequence ATGTCACTCAGCGACCCCAAAGTTTATCTCAGCTTTCTCGTCTTCCTGCCGGCGCTTGCCGCGTTGGTATTGGCTTTCTTTCCTAAGAACCAAGGCGACGCGATCAAGTTCACCACGCTCGGCGTGACGATCTTCACGTTCATCCTGTCGCTGGGCTTGTTCCGCCAGGGAGCCGGTGTTGATTTCGACGCGAGCGTCGCCGAGATGCAAAACCTATTCGCCCTGGATTGGATCCCGTCGTTCGGCATCCAATACATGATGGGCATGGATGGCATTAGCTTCCCGCTCGTCGTGCTAACAACGTTCCTATGCGTGTTGGCGATGGGGGCGAGCTGGCCAATCAACAAGCACGTGAAAGCCTACTGCATCCTATTCCTGCTATTGGAAACAGGCATTGTCGGCTGCTTCCTCGCGCTCGACTTCTTCCTGTTCTATGTTTTCTGGGAAGTGATGCTCCTGCCGATGTACTTTCTCATCGGTGTTTGGGGCGGCCCACGACGTGAGTATGCGGCGATCAAGTTCTTCCTCTACACGCTGTTCGGCAGTGTGTTGATGCTGATCGCCATCCTCATGCTGTACTTCAACAGCGATTTGACCGAACTGAACGCAACCCAACTGGCCGAGTCAGGCATTATTTCTGTCGGCGAAGAAGGCGACGCGGAGTCCGCGTTACAGGAGTGGCTCGCAGGAGATAGCGACCTCGCCAAGCGATTCGCGGAGACTCAGAAAGCGAACGAAGGCATCGCTGACGAAGCGATGAAGAAGCCGCTACACACCTTCAACATCCTAGCTCTCCAACAAATTGGCCAAAATACCACGCAGTTCCAAAGCGAAGCCTGGCTGGGCCAGACTGTTGGCCTGTGGGCCTTTGTGCTGCTATTTATCGGCTTTGTGATCAAGGTGCCCGGCGTTCCGTTCCACACCTGGTTGCCCGATGCTCACGTCGAAGCCCCGACACCCATCTCGATGATCCTTGCCGGCATTCTGCTCAAACTGGGCGGCTATGGAATCTTGCGAATTTGCTATCCCATCTGTCCGCAAGCTGGCTTCACCCTCGCACCGATCGTCTGTGGGCTCGGCGTCGTAAGCATGGTTTGGGGTGCGTTCGCGGCACTTGCTCAGAAAGACTTCAAGCGGATGGTCGCCTACAGTTCAGTCAGCCACATGGGCTACGTCGTGCTGGGCTTCGCGGTTTGGAGTGCATTCGGCTCCAACGGCTACAACCCAGACTATTGGAAGATGGGCGTCAATGGAGCGATGTTCCAGATGATCGCCCACGGCATTAGCTCCGCCGGCATGTTCTTTATGGTTGGCGTGGTCTACGACCGGGTACATCACCGCAATCTGGAAGAGTTCGGCGGCCTGTTTGCCAAGATGCCCGTCTATAGCGGCATGGCTCTGGGAATCTTCTTCGCTGGCTTGGGTCTTCCGGGCCTTTGCGGCTTCATCGGCGAAGTGCTGGTTGTGCTTTCCGTTTGGAAGTACAGCTACGTGCTGGCGATTATCTCCGCGGCAGTCGTGATTCTTACTGCAGGGTACATCCTGTGGGCCATCCAGCGAGTTTACCTGGGGGCTGAGTACAAGGGTCCGCATCCCGAGGCTCTGGTTCCGATCACAATGCGAGAACTCTCGATCGCTACGCCATTGCTGGCTTTGGCGATCTTGTTCGGCGTTTATCCGCGAGCTGTTTTCCATTACATGCAGCCGAGCGTCGACCGGCAGGTGGAACGCCTCGCTGAGCTGACCGAAGGCTACGAGGAAGAGGCTGAGGCGGAAGAGAAGCTGGACAACGCCGATAACGTCGCGATTGCGCGGGCTAAGCGATAG
- a CDS encoding NADH-quinone oxidoreductase subunit J → MESIYWPSFFFLLFAALACGFAVAVLLATNIVRMAFYLVLSLASTSGLFFLAGADFVGAMQLMIYVGGTLVLLIFGVMLTSQERFVEMKTMAGDWVLGFIAGSALLATLAWVAFSVPEWRGIDRAAAEELEVEATVAPLAMGLLGARTDGGSEQGYLLFFEVVSVHLLVVLVGAAYLARAKMKRGTAEERTTQVEPGAALPN, encoded by the coding sequence ATGGAATCCATCTACTGGCCCTCATTCTTCTTCCTGCTGTTCGCCGCCCTCGCCTGCGGTTTCGCCGTTGCCGTCCTGTTGGCAACCAACATCGTGCGGATGGCGTTCTACCTGGTACTTTCACTCGCCTCGACTTCGGGCCTATTCTTTCTAGCGGGCGCTGATTTCGTTGGTGCGATGCAATTGATGATTTACGTCGGCGGTACTCTAGTGCTGCTGATTTTTGGCGTGATGCTCACCTCCCAAGAACGCTTCGTCGAGATGAAGACGATGGCTGGTGACTGGGTCCTGGGCTTTATTGCTGGTAGCGCCCTGCTGGCAACCCTCGCCTGGGTGGCGTTTAGTGTTCCCGAATGGAGAGGTATCGATCGTGCCGCGGCTGAAGAGCTTGAAGTCGAAGCGACGGTTGCTCCACTTGCGATGGGCTTGCTTGGCGCTCGCACTGATGGCGGCAGTGAGCAGGGTTATCTCCTATTCTTCGAAGTCGTTTCCGTGCATTTGCTCGTCGTGCTGGTCGGTGCTGCCTATCTCGCTCGTGCGAAAATGAAACGGGGGACTGCTGAGGAGAGAACCACACAGGTCGAACCAGGAGCCGCACTGCCCAATTGA
- the nuoL gene encoding NADH-quinone oxidoreductase subunit L, which produces MDPASLLPTLLTFAWLIPLASFVVILFFGKHMGPHGKLAGHVAALSIGTSCLLSMIALFGVWLPNHELVDAHHGGHDATHEGEDHESHDEDHGAEEAAAPQGSQFQYTSTEVASAKLTLTAASSGEGEEHSEEHNNGPPPYYTGEYYTLVSFGSLKLALSYYIDTLTVVMFCMVTLIATCVHIYAMGYMHDELHDFTDHEVTLSNGAHLKRPGRYWRFFQYLSLFCFSMLGIVIAGNVAMVFVFWELVGICSYFLIGFYIERHSASTAANKAFIVNRVGDFGMLIGMMALWASVGTFAFGDMQDETGKTVMTESGEVAEPGIFSQLRTKENDYAIQPTEGMVAEGERITTVEEGEENNAGWWLLLVAGVGIFCGCVGKSAQFPLHVWLPDAMEGPTPVSALVHSATMVAAGVYLTGRFYPAFSPEALIVIAYVGAITLLIAATIAITATDIKRVLAYSTVSQLGYMMLSLGLGGWLAGLFHLITHAFFKGLLFMCSGSVIHAVHTNDMTEMGGLRKKMPITAYTMLVGCLAIIGAGIPVAGIGLSGYYSKDAIIEQAWNFFDKNQFHGSILLAAPVFGAAITAFYMFRLWYMTFAGEPRNQQRYDHAHESPSTMTTPLIILAVFAVAVGWNFPGTNLGVYNLLDQARPVGTLATSEGVLMESLTIPNEHDAHNFLVKAGLAAFGTAAAGLLLATLMYLLRWDMFNPAEIKQTFKPIHSWLWNKWWFDELYWAVFVAPSMVVAKFASSFDRGVIDSILHGAASAAKGGSQVVDAVFDKTVVDGSVNAFARGTWDFGLLLKKLQTGSLRQYILFIVVGAMVLFVSAFFTIVISGS; this is translated from the coding sequence ATGGATCCTGCTTCTCTACTGCCGACACTACTTACCTTCGCTTGGCTCATCCCCCTGGCGTCGTTTGTAGTTATCCTGTTTTTCGGCAAGCACATGGGGCCGCATGGAAAGCTGGCCGGCCATGTCGCGGCACTTTCGATCGGAACAAGCTGCCTGCTAAGCATGATCGCCCTGTTTGGCGTGTGGCTGCCCAATCACGAGTTAGTTGACGCCCATCACGGCGGGCATGACGCGACTCACGAAGGCGAAGATCATGAGAGCCACGACGAAGACCATGGTGCTGAGGAAGCGGCAGCTCCCCAGGGATCGCAGTTCCAATACACCAGTACCGAGGTCGCCTCAGCCAAGCTGACGCTCACCGCCGCTAGTTCCGGCGAAGGCGAGGAGCATTCCGAAGAACACAACAACGGCCCGCCACCTTATTACACGGGCGAGTATTACACGCTCGTTTCGTTTGGCAGCTTGAAACTGGCCCTGAGCTACTACATTGATACGCTCACGGTCGTCATGTTCTGCATGGTCACGCTGATCGCCACCTGCGTTCACATCTACGCGATGGGCTACATGCATGACGAGTTGCACGATTTCACTGACCACGAAGTGACGCTCTCCAACGGTGCCCACCTCAAGCGGCCCGGTCGCTACTGGCGGTTTTTCCAGTACTTGTCGCTCTTCTGCTTCAGCATGTTGGGCATCGTGATCGCTGGCAACGTGGCGATGGTCTTTGTCTTCTGGGAACTGGTCGGTATCTGCTCCTACTTCCTGATCGGCTTCTACATCGAACGCCACAGTGCAAGCACCGCCGCGAACAAGGCGTTTATCGTCAACCGCGTGGGCGACTTCGGCATGCTGATCGGCATGATGGCCCTCTGGGCTAGCGTCGGCACGTTCGCTTTTGGCGACATGCAGGACGAAACCGGCAAGACAGTGATGACGGAGTCCGGTGAAGTCGCCGAGCCCGGCATCTTCAGTCAGCTCCGAACGAAAGAGAACGATTACGCCATCCAGCCGACCGAAGGCATGGTGGCTGAAGGTGAGCGGATCACGACTGTCGAAGAGGGAGAAGAGAATAACGCCGGATGGTGGCTGCTCTTGGTCGCTGGCGTCGGAATCTTCTGCGGCTGCGTGGGCAAGAGCGCCCAGTTCCCGCTGCACGTTTGGTTGCCCGACGCGATGGAAGGGCCGACGCCCGTTTCGGCGCTAGTTCACTCCGCAACGATGGTCGCCGCAGGGGTTTATCTCACGGGGCGATTCTATCCCGCGTTCTCTCCCGAAGCGCTGATTGTGATTGCCTACGTCGGTGCGATCACGCTGCTGATTGCAGCAACCATTGCCATCACGGCGACGGATATTAAGCGCGTTCTCGCCTACTCGACGGTCAGCCAGCTCGGCTACATGATGCTTTCCTTGGGCTTGGGCGGTTGGCTTGCCGGCTTGTTCCACCTAATCACGCATGCCTTTTTTAAGGGCTTGTTGTTCATGTGTTCTGGCTCGGTAATTCACGCTGTACATACGAACGACATGACCGAAATGGGTGGCCTGCGTAAGAAAATGCCGATCACGGCTTACACGATGCTTGTTGGCTGTCTGGCTATTATTGGTGCGGGCATCCCTGTCGCTGGTATTGGGCTGAGTGGCTACTACTCCAAAGATGCCATCATTGAGCAAGCTTGGAATTTCTTCGATAAGAATCAGTTCCACGGGTCGATTCTCCTAGCCGCTCCGGTTTTCGGAGCCGCAATCACAGCGTTCTACATGTTCCGACTGTGGTACATGACCTTCGCCGGTGAGCCTCGGAACCAACAGCGATACGACCATGCTCACGAATCACCCAGCACGATGACCACGCCACTGATCATTCTCGCGGTCTTTGCAGTTGCGGTTGGTTGGAACTTCCCTGGGACGAACCTCGGCGTTTACAATTTGCTTGACCAAGCTCGTCCTGTCGGGACTCTTGCCACCAGTGAAGGCGTCCTCATGGAGAGTCTAACGATTCCCAACGAGCATGACGCGCACAACTTCTTGGTGAAAGCAGGCTTAGCCGCCTTCGGGACAGCAGCCGCAGGGTTGTTGCTGGCCACACTCATGTATCTGTTGCGTTGGGATATGTTCAACCCAGCAGAGATCAAGCAGACCTTCAAACCCATTCACAGTTGGCTGTGGAATAAGTGGTGGTTTGACGAGCTCTACTGGGCTGTGTTTGTCGCTCCTTCGATGGTGGTGGCGAAGTTTGCGTCCAGCTTCGACCGGGGAGTGATTGATTCGATTCTTCACGGTGCCGCTTCCGCTGCAAAGGGTGGTTCTCAAGTTGTGGACGCCGTCTTCGACAAGACGGTGGTCGATGGCTCAGTCAACGCCTTCGCCCGCGGCACTTGGGACTTCGGACTGTTACTTAAGAAGCTGCAAACCGGCAGCCTTCGTCAATATATTTTATTCATCGTCGTCGGGGCGATGGTTTTGTTTGTCTCCGCGTTCTTCACGATTGTGATTTCAGGAAGCTAG